Proteins encoded within one genomic window of Armatimonadota bacterium:
- a CDS encoding rRNA pseudouridine synthase, translating to MMRLHRYIALCGVCSRRKAEDLIVEGRVSVNGDTVRQLGTKVSDIDDVQVDGKTIALADLIYVVMFKPVGFITTMSDPQGRKTVQDLLPKLPTPVKPVGRLDVNSEGLLLLTNDGDLAMRLTHPRHSVPKTYVASVDGVPNERCLERLRRGITVEGKRTGPASVKLISAHRNGRNSRIEITIKEGRNRQVRSMLAAAGHPVASLKRTVFGPLKLRGMKPGECRILGQKLVSQLRSRAGLD from the coding sequence GTGATGCGTCTGCACCGCTACATTGCGCTGTGCGGGGTTTGCAGCCGCAGAAAAGCGGAAGACTTGATCGTCGAAGGGCGGGTGTCCGTCAACGGCGACACGGTTCGCCAGCTCGGCACAAAGGTCTCCGATATCGACGATGTGCAGGTCGATGGCAAGACGATCGCGCTTGCGGATCTGATCTACGTCGTCATGTTCAAGCCTGTCGGGTTCATCACTACGATGTCCGATCCTCAGGGCAGAAAAACCGTTCAGGACCTGCTGCCAAAGTTGCCTACGCCGGTCAAGCCGGTCGGGCGTCTGGACGTGAACTCCGAGGGGCTCCTGCTGCTGACCAATGACGGCGATCTCGCAATGCGCTTGACCCATCCGCGCCACTCAGTGCCCAAGACGTACGTCGCCAGCGTCGACGGTGTTCCGAACGAGAGGTGCCTTGAGCGGCTACGCCGAGGAATCACCGTCGAGGGAAAGCGCACGGGCCCGGCTAGCGTCAAGCTCATCAGCGCTCATCGAAACGGCAGGAACTCACGCATCGAGATTACGATCAAGGAAGGTCGCAACCGGCAAGTGAGGAGTATGCTCGCGGCAGCCGGCCACCCGGTCGCATCGCTCAAACGAACGGTATTCGGCCCGCTAAAACTGCGCGGTATGAAGCCTGGAGAGTGCCGGATTCTCGGCCAAAAGTTGGTCTCCCAACTTCGCAGCCGAGCCGGTCTTGACTAG
- a CDS encoding segregation/condensation protein A: protein MPHRSEIVSREKLGPLGFYAPPEIHVECDAFRGSLATLFECVREQKIELLGVPLAPICEAYFAYLLENAEHDLESAAVALAALSYLLERKAWLLLPNESDEPEGDEVLEAILPYIDEFKPAITALSELKESRESVFFRSLNGRGDTFEMPLDSSSVTIDALGKALVRLLERARPDLNGALTQDRRMLSEEMVVVMLALPEEFASLDEIVVGDFTRSDVVWWFLALLELIRLGQAVVKLRKGEALFRKEIRS, encoded by the coding sequence ATGCCACACCGTTCTGAAATCGTCAGTCGCGAAAAGCTCGGCCCGCTGGGGTTTTACGCCCCACCGGAAATTCACGTCGAGTGCGACGCGTTCCGCGGCTCGCTGGCAACTCTGTTCGAGTGCGTCCGCGAGCAGAAGATCGAGTTGCTGGGCGTCCCGCTAGCGCCGATCTGCGAGGCGTACTTTGCGTACCTGCTCGAAAACGCCGAGCACGATCTTGAGAGCGCCGCCGTCGCGCTCGCTGCGCTGTCATATCTGCTTGAGAGGAAGGCGTGGCTCTTGCTCCCGAACGAGTCCGACGAGCCGGAGGGCGACGAAGTGCTCGAGGCGATCCTGCCGTACATCGACGAGTTCAAGCCGGCGATCACCGCCCTCAGCGAACTCAAGGAGAGCCGAGAAAGCGTGTTCTTCCGCAGCCTCAACGGCCGCGGCGACACGTTTGAAATGCCGCTGGATTCGTCGAGCGTCACGATCGACGCCCTGGGGAAGGCGCTTGTCCGCCTGCTCGAACGCGCGAGGCCAGATCTCAACGGTGCCCTCACTCAAGATCGGCGAATGCTGAGCGAGGAAATGGTCGTGGTCATGTTGGCGTTGCCAGAGGAGTTCGCATCGCTCGACGAGATCGTTGTCGGCGATTTCACGCGATCCGACGTTGTGTGGTGGTTCCTCGCCCTGCTGGAACTCATCCGCCTCGGCCAGGCTGTCGTCAAGTTACGCAAGGGAGAAGCGCTCTTCCGCAAGGAGATTCGGTCGTGA
- a CDS encoding DUF255 domain-containing protein — protein sequence MANRLASETSPYLRQHLDDPVHWHAWGKEALDKALAEDKPIFLSIGYSACHWCHVMAHECFQDQEIADALNQYFISIKVDREERPDVDEVYMAAVQMATGHGGWPISVFLTPSKAPFYAGTYFPKEARGDYPGFRTVVSSLGQSWESQKEQVRKTAEKFGEALRSAFSKPAGRLAQAMEYTQLDACVSQLHDSFDFEHGGYGDRPKFPPHTTIQFLIEYAAQRHVFGGDASTIDDLSGRAGHMALFTLEKIALGGIHDHVGGGFHRYSVDENWGLPHFEKMLTDNALLLHQFAAAEKSTGDERLASLFHRTIDGTMRWIEGSMTSPEGLFYSSVDADSDGGEGLFYTWTADEIADVLGERAATFCDAYDVSAEGNFDDEATREPSGRNVLRLGQDQGDAFADDLRKLAEARSSRPEPGVDDKCLAGWNGMMIGAAAVTGRLELAERAATAWLDLIQSGRLPRQFCKGKPSGLGFLDDYASMANGLLDLHDATGNERWQSAASELVDEMCALFRDEDRGGFFLTSNEHEELFGRMRPVTDGSTPSASAEAGRVLWRLGRSDETRELLSACAGWMQRLPTATTSLQSLALDYMLEHRDGVAVSGSAPPSIDVRIEPAEIEADEQGWGHAEVVIDLPDGWHINTDDPPANWLTPTSLHVEGVLGEASFPDGENDQLKGQVRIALRLRTTSPKADFEVQLRFQPCTDSECLEPMERVLSGVLKKP from the coding sequence ATGGCAAACCGTCTCGCAAGCGAGACTTCGCCGTATCTGAGACAGCACTTGGACGACCCTGTGCACTGGCACGCGTGGGGCAAGGAGGCGCTCGACAAGGCTTTGGCAGAAGACAAACCGATCTTCCTAAGCATCGGATACAGCGCCTGCCATTGGTGCCACGTCATGGCGCACGAATGCTTTCAGGACCAAGAGATCGCCGACGCGCTGAACCAGTACTTCATCAGCATCAAGGTCGATCGGGAGGAGCGGCCCGACGTAGACGAGGTGTATATGGCGGCGGTGCAGATGGCGACGGGCCATGGCGGGTGGCCCATCAGCGTCTTCCTGACGCCTTCCAAGGCACCGTTCTACGCCGGGACGTACTTCCCCAAGGAAGCGCGCGGCGACTACCCCGGATTCCGCACCGTCGTGTCCAGCCTAGGTCAGAGCTGGGAGTCGCAGAAAGAGCAGGTGAGGAAGACTGCTGAGAAATTTGGCGAAGCGCTGCGGAGCGCGTTCTCAAAGCCAGCTGGGCGGCTGGCGCAGGCGATGGAGTACACCCAGCTCGACGCGTGCGTCTCGCAACTGCACGACAGCTTCGACTTCGAACACGGCGGCTACGGAGATCGCCCGAAGTTCCCGCCGCATACAACGATCCAGTTCCTGATCGAGTACGCAGCCCAGCGCCACGTCTTTGGCGGCGACGCCTCGACGATCGACGACCTCTCGGGCCGGGCTGGGCACATGGCGCTGTTCACGCTGGAGAAGATCGCGCTCGGCGGCATTCACGACCACGTTGGCGGCGGATTCCACCGGTACTCGGTCGACGAGAACTGGGGGCTGCCGCACTTCGAGAAGATGCTGACCGACAACGCGCTGTTGCTCCACCAATTCGCAGCCGCAGAAAAGTCGACGGGCGACGAACGTCTTGCGTCGCTCTTTCACCGGACGATCGACGGCACGATGCGATGGATCGAAGGCTCTATGACGTCGCCGGAGGGCCTGTTCTACTCGTCCGTCGACGCCGACTCGGATGGCGGAGAGGGCCTTTTCTACACATGGACGGCGGATGAGATCGCGGACGTTTTGGGCGAGCGCGCAGCCACGTTCTGCGACGCATACGACGTCTCGGCCGAGGGCAACTTCGATGACGAAGCGACTCGAGAGCCGTCGGGGCGCAACGTACTCCGGCTCGGGCAGGATCAAGGGGACGCGTTTGCGGACGACCTGCGCAAACTCGCTGAAGCCAGATCCAGCCGTCCAGAACCCGGCGTGGACGACAAGTGCTTGGCTGGCTGGAACGGCATGATGATAGGAGCGGCCGCAGTGACCGGACGGCTTGAGCTTGCAGAGCGCGCCGCGACCGCCTGGCTCGACCTCATACAGAGCGGGCGGCTGCCTCGCCAATTCTGCAAAGGCAAACCATCAGGTCTGGGCTTCCTCGACGATTACGCCTCGATGGCGAACGGCCTTCTCGATCTGCACGACGCCACTGGCAACGAACGTTGGCAGAGCGCGGCGTCCGAACTCGTCGACGAGATGTGCGCGCTGTTCCGCGACGAAGATCGGGGCGGCTTCTTCCTGACGAGCAACGAGCACGAAGAGCTGTTCGGCCGCATGAGGCCGGTGACCGACGGCTCAACGCCGAGCGCCTCCGCAGAGGCAGGTCGCGTACTCTGGCGCCTGGGCAGAAGCGACGAGACGAGAGAGCTGTTGAGCGCGTGCGCAGGCTGGATGCAGCGCCTGCCGACGGCTACCACCAGCCTGCAGAGCTTGGCCCTTGACTACATGCTCGAGCACAGGGACGGAGTGGCCGTCTCTGGCTCAGCGCCGCCAAGCATCGACGTGAGAATCGAGCCCGCTGAGATAGAAGCTGACGAGCAGGGCTGGGGGCACGCCGAGGTCGTCATCGACCTGCCGGACGGGTGGCACATCAACACCGACGATCCACCGGCAAACTGGCTGACACCGACCTCGCTTCACGTCGAGGGCGTGCTCGGAGAGGCGTCGTTCCCGGACGGAGAAAACGACCAACTGAAGGGGCAGGTGCGGATTGCCCTGCGCCTGCGAACGACGAGTCCGAAGGCCGACTTCGAGGTTCAACTGCGGTTCCAGCCATGTACAGATTCCGAGTGCCTCGAACCTATGGAGCGGGTTCTTTCCGGCGTGCTGAAGAAGCCTTAA
- a CDS encoding transporter, protein MLTFVGLGALLLQIAASDLKSAPISTDRPDFTEGSRAVPVGALQFETGMTYEELNGAGNATSIGEALIRYGFQPGSELRLALPNHLSVNGTSTDVTGFGDVAIGFKQELNGDEKVEFALLGQVAFRTGDAGLRAAHTTPMAAFIWATESGGTSFGGQIQAEWPGGRTDLRHTFVVGFPAGDRLGAFVEHVVDFGETMRPGHILHFGLTFQPDRDTQWDFHIGFGVSNGAPDSFVGFGYARRT, encoded by the coding sequence ATGTTAACTTTTGTCGGCCTCGGGGCTCTCTTACTTCAAATCGCCGCGAGCGATCTCAAGTCCGCTCCCATCTCTACCGACCGACCTGACTTCACCGAGGGGTCTCGCGCGGTGCCCGTCGGTGCCCTTCAGTTCGAGACCGGCATGACCTACGAAGAGCTGAACGGCGCAGGCAACGCTACAAGCATCGGCGAGGCCCTGATACGGTACGGGTTCCAGCCCGGTTCGGAGTTGCGGCTCGCGCTCCCGAATCATCTCTCAGTGAACGGAACCAGCACCGACGTCACCGGCTTTGGAGACGTTGCCATCGGTTTCAAGCAGGAGCTCAACGGTGACGAGAAAGTCGAGTTCGCGCTTCTCGGCCAAGTCGCGTTCCGTACCGGCGATGCCGGGTTGCGCGCAGCCCATACGACGCCGATGGCAGCATTCATATGGGCCACAGAGTCCGGCGGCACCTCGTTCGGCGGTCAGATTCAGGCAGAGTGGCCGGGAGGAAGAACCGACTTAAGACACACGTTCGTTGTAGGATTCCCGGCTGGAGACCGACTCGGCGCGTTCGTTGAGCATGTCGTCGACTTCGGCGAAACCATGAGGCCAGGCCACATCCTTCATTTCGGGCTGACGTTCCAGCCGGACAGAGACACCCAATGGGATTTCCACATCGGATTCGGGGTCTCCAACGGAGCGCCGGACAGTTTCGTCGGCTTCGGCTATGCGAGGCGAACCTGA
- a CDS encoding prepilin-type N-terminal cleavage/methylation domain-containing protein, which produces MKNRRNAAFTLIELLVVIAIIAILAAILFPVFARAKEKAKQTVCMSNMRQIGMALQLYLIDSDDRLPDRRDLKNSLPGGWKPWTTWPRSDPRSAWAMIVLRPYAKSDEIWICPTAKGVFSGAVQVEQAAFNGNITNYWMWRFDRPDTPIPLDNLWGKTPEIAVGDLQRANSPYIGVPDGVSDVEILVDPYFPGTIPSTPERYRGKAVHFGGRNRVFLDTHAKFLRDRRTE; this is translated from the coding sequence ATGAAGAATCGACGAAACGCCGCATTCACTTTGATCGAACTGCTCGTGGTGATCGCTATCATCGCTATCCTGGCGGCGATCCTGTTCCCCGTCTTCGCGCGTGCCAAGGAGAAGGCCAAGCAGACCGTCTGCATGAGCAACATGCGGCAGATCGGGATGGCGCTGCAGCTGTACCTGATCGACAGCGACGATCGGCTACCGGATCGGCGCGACCTGAAAAACTCGCTGCCGGGAGGGTGGAAGCCGTGGACGACGTGGCCCAGATCGGATCCGAGAAGCGCGTGGGCGATGATCGTCCTCCGTCCGTACGCCAAGAGCGATGAAATCTGGATCTGCCCGACCGCGAAGGGCGTTTTCTCCGGCGCGGTACAGGTCGAGCAGGCCGCGTTCAACGGCAACATCACAAATTACTGGATGTGGCGGTTCGACAGGCCAGACACGCCGATACCGCTGGACAACCTATGGGGCAAGACTCCGGAGATAGCGGTGGGGGATTTGCAGAGGGCGAACAGCCCGTACATCGGCGTGCCGGACGGGGTGTCGGACGTTGAAATCCTAGTCGACCCGTACTTCCCCGGCACGATACCTTCCACGCCGGAGCGGTACCGGGGCAAGGCCGTTCACTTCGGCGGGCGGAACAGGGTGTTCCTCGACACGCACGCCAAGTTCCTGCGGGATCGGCGGACGGAATAG
- the scpB gene encoding SMC-Scp complex subunit ScpB yields the protein MRLIEKVQALLFVADSPATPEELADALEMPIYEIEEALEKLGAKLTHEGALQIVRIAGGYQICTKPEAAEYVARFLKPQKQKLSRSMMEVLAIIAYKQPTTIAEIDEVRGMQSDYGLRSLIDRRLIAEVGRKSTPGRPVLYGTTQQFLHLFNLEKIEDLPTVELNVNAVGADVVPEQPALIDSAEEPQPDLIDSAEEPQPADPAAV from the coding sequence GTGAGGCTGATCGAGAAGGTTCAGGCGCTCCTCTTCGTCGCGGATTCTCCCGCGACGCCGGAAGAGTTAGCGGACGCCTTGGAAATGCCGATCTATGAGATCGAAGAGGCGCTTGAAAAGCTGGGCGCCAAGCTGACCCACGAGGGCGCCCTCCAAATCGTGCGAATCGCCGGCGGGTATCAGATTTGCACCAAGCCGGAGGCGGCAGAGTACGTCGCACGGTTCCTCAAGCCGCAAAAGCAGAAGCTCAGCCGCAGCATGATGGAGGTGCTGGCGATCATCGCGTACAAACAGCCCACCACGATCGCAGAGATCGACGAGGTCAGGGGCATGCAGAGCGACTACGGCCTTCGCAGCCTGATCGACCGGCGCTTGATCGCGGAGGTCGGACGGAAATCAACACCAGGACGCCCCGTGCTCTACGGCACGACGCAACAGTTCTTGCACCTCTTCAATCTGGAGAAGATCGAAGACCTCCCAACGGTCGAGCTGAACGTCAATGCGGTCGGAGCGGACGTCGTGCCCGAGCAACCGGCCTTGATAGACTCCGCAGAAGAGCCGCAGCCGGACTTGATCGACTCCGCTGAAGAGCCGCAGCCGGCCGACCCCGCGGCGGTCTAA